The Deltaproteobacteria bacterium genome contains the following window.
TTAGCATTGAGTTCGGTTGACCACGAGTAGCGCTCGACCGAGTAGTCAGCAAACGGATACCCTTTCAGCGTTTCGCCAATCTCACCTAGATACTCTTGTAACGTCTCCTGCGGCTGTGGGTCGATATTAATAAAGATGAAACCTTCCCACGTGTCACACGCAACAGGCGTCAGGCCGTTTTGACTTTTCTTGAGGTCGAAAAAATTTTCTTCGTCTGGCACAAACGTCAACGCGCCTTCAAGGTTATAGGCCCAGCCGTGGAACTTACAGGAGAAGTTCTGGCAGTTTCCACCTTTGTCCCACACCAGCTTATTGCTACGATGCGAACACACGTTGTGAAAGGCACGGACTTTACCATCTTTACCGCGAACGACAAGAATCGAGGTCTGGCAAATCGGTAAGTCTTTGACCAGGTAACTTCCTGGCTTCGGCAGTTCTTCGATACGACCGACGTTGAGCCAGGTCTTACGGAAAATGCGCTCGCGTTCGAGTTCAAAGTATTCTTGTGAGATATAGGGCTCGATCGGAATCGGGCCGGTGCCTAATTCGGGATGTTTCTTATGCCACATGTGAGCTGGAGTCGGGGTCCAGCCATTGATTTTTGCTACTGCAGCCATGGGGTTTCCTCCTTAAACCGTGTTACGTGTTACGTGTTACGTGTTGCACGAACCGTTGGCTCAAGTGCACGTCTCACGTTCCACGCAACACGCGTTATACCCTGAGTCCTACTTCTCTTGCAAACTTTGCCATCAATTCCACCAACTGTGAAAAATCCGAGGTCCAGGCACGGAATGAGAGATACACATGCTGAACACCGAGGTCCTGATACCGCGGGAGATCACTAATGACTTGATCGATACTCGGTGCGGCGAGTGGAAGCATGTTGATCTGTAACTCTTCGGGCTTGCGACCAGCTTTTGCTGTCAATTCACGCAGGGTGTCGAGGGGTGCCTTGATATCATCCGGACTCTTGCCCATGGCGATCCAGCCGTCGCCACGTTTGGCCGTGCGTTGCAACGCGCCTTTGGTCATGCCACCAATCAGAATCGGTGGGCGTGGTCTTTGCACCGGCTGAGGCAACGCCTTGATATTCTCGAACTGAAAATGCTTGCCTGAGTAACTGGCAGTGTCCTGCGTCCACAGCGCTTTCAGCGCGTCGATGGTCTCGTTGGTACGACTACCACGCTCGCTGATCGGCACGCCGAAGGCATTGAACTCACCTTCAAGCCATCCGGCACCGACACCAACAATCACACGTCCACCAGACAAGACATCAATAGTTGAGAGCACCTTGGCAGTATAAAGCGGATGCCGATAGGGCAGCACTAGAACGGCAGTCCCCAGTTTGACCCGCGTAGTTTTCATCGCCAACGCGGCTAGCACGGTCATCGGCTCCAACATCGGATCGTTAGGATTAAAGGCGTAACCTTCCATCTTGGCGGGGAAGACAACATGATCGACAACCCAGACGGTACTAAAGCCCAACGCCTCAGCAGCTTCGGCAGCAGCAATCACGCGACGGGTGACATCTTCACGAGCAAATGAGCCGAAGTGGGGCAGGACGATACCGTAGTCCATGCGGTGAACTCCTTTGCGCTAGGGTCATGCCATATTCGACTACGGAGGTAAAGGGGAAGGAAAAAGGCTACAGGCTATAGACTGAAGGGGAAATTTCATGTTCTCGCTTTATGGGGAAGCCAAGACTCTATCGTGCAGCGTTCCTCCCTATGGCCTATAGCCTCAAGCCTATAGCCTTGCCTTCCCCTCAAAGAACTTCGTCCTCTTCAGGTACGATTCGAGATCCTCGCCCTCGGAATTTAAGCTGGCAAAGATACAACCTCGGACAATGCCCATGCGCGGAACGGGTTTGAGGCCGTGTCGTTCTGAAAAAGTCCGAGCCATCTCCCCCGCGCTGCTCAACCCCATCAGGTTGCCTTTGGTGTTGTAGACCCAGCCGTGAAACGGACAGACGAAACGTGTGGCATTGCCTCGTTCCTCATGGCAGACCATCACGTCGCGATGGCGACAAATATTGAAAAGCACGCGAACCTGACCGTCTTCACTGCGAACAACAATCACTGGCTGTTCACTAATGACCAGGGTTTTGAAGTCCCCGCGAGTGAGAATTTCACTTTCGTCGGCGAGGTAATACCAGTTGTGTTGCCAGTTGTGGATCATTGCAGCCCGTTGAAAAATAAAACGCAATACGTAGCCACCACCTCTCCCCGTTTTACATATTGACGCTTGACGATTTCCTATTTCCCCCCTACAGCCTATAGCCTGTAGCCTTTCTTCAGATCTCACTCACTCACATGTACCGCTGGACGCCACTTAGGATCAGGTTCACTCTGGCGCAAGATTTCTCGCGTCACTGGTGCGGTGTAGCCTTCACCGAAAACAATATATTTGAGTAAGTACGTGAACGGGTTTCCTTCTGTCCAATCAAAATAGATATGAGGTACTCTGCCAGTTTCATTCCGCAGATGAAGTAAGAACGCGGCAATGGCATTGGGCACGGCCGTACTTTCTGCTCGCAGCACTCGGTAGCCGTTGACGTTCACCCCTTTAATACGCAGGGTATCGGTAAACTCCGAGGCGTCATCAACATAGACTTCCAGAAAGAGGACAGGAGACTCTGCTGGGATGAAATTGTCTTTGCGTTGCTCTGCTTCTTTCAGGCGATATTCTAATTCATCACGACTATCTGGCTGGTTGGCAATCACATGAATAGGACCAGCGCTCAGTTCATGAATGAATGCCTGTGCCGTGGGGTCGATCTCAATGCCCTCAACCCGTAGTTCCGTCGCACGCAATATACGCGAGACGAAGGAGGTCACAACAATTGCCAAAATAAAAAAGATGGCAATTTTGAGGCCTCTGGGTTGGGCGTAAATATTCACGAGAGTGGTATAGGTAAATATGACCGCAATCAGCGCAAACGCCCACTTTTGCCAACCACCAGCGCGCCACACCGCAAGAGCAACTGCAAACGCGGCGGAACTCATCAAGGCCAGAACGCCAGTGGCGTATGCTCCACCTTGCGCATCAACATCCGCCTCAAAAAGAATCGTCACAACAAAACAGACTGCCGTGAAGACCAGCACCAGAGGTCGCGTCGCCCGCGCCCATTCTGGCGCCATGCCATAGCGCGGCAGATAGCGCGGCACGATGTTCAGAAGCCCGGCAAGTGCCGAAGAGCCCGCAAACCAGAGGATAAGAATCGTACTAAGATCATAGAGCGTTCCGAACGCTTCCCCGAGATGTTCGTGCGCCAGATAGGCTAACGCCCGTCCGTTGGCTTCCCCACCCTTTTGGAATGCTTCAGGAGGAATGAGTATCGTGGTGACAATACTGCTGCCAATGAGCATAACGCTCATAATTAACGCAGCGGCAGCAAGCAGTTTACGCGCATTGCGAATACGACCAGTGGGGCGCTCATGGGTATCAGTGGCATCGCCCTGGACCAGCGGCATCACGACAACCCCAGTCTCGAACCCAGACAACCCAAGGGCGAGTTTTGGAAACAGCAGTAACGCAGCCCCGATCATGGCAGGGATGTTCCCATGACTGCGCAGGAGCGTCTCATGCCAATTCCCTAAGACATCAGGATGACGAACAATCTCGACGAAGCCAGTTCCAACAACGATCAGGTTCAGACCGATGTACAGAACGACAATGGCAACCGCAATGCCAATGGCCTCACTAAACCCCTTTAAAAACACCGCGCCAAGGGCACCAATGAGCACCAGGGTGACAGCAACGCGATGATGCAGAAATGCCGGAGCGTAGGGATTCTCCGCAATATGCGCTGTCGCATCGGCAGCCGACAAGGTAATGGTGATAATAAAGCTAGTCGCAGCGAAACCGAGCAGAGCCAACACAAACAGTTTGCCACGCCATTGCGGCAAAAGGTCCTCGAGCATCGAAATCGAGCCATCCCCATGCGGGCTCGCCTCCGCCACACGATTGTACATCGGCAATGCGCCAAAGAGCGTCAGCAACACCAAGACGAGTGTCGCTAATGGCGAAAGCGCCCCAGCCGCGAGAAAGGCAATACCAGGCTGGTATCCCAGTGTCGAAAAGTAATCGACACCGGTGAGACACATCACCTTCCACCACGGGTGTGTGTGCTCAGCCGCACTGACATGCGGACCTGCAATCTTTTTCCGATACCCTTCCAACAGCCAGAGCTTCAGGCGTCGGCGGGTGCGGGTTGGTAGGATGTGATTTTCAGACATACGCGTGCACAGAATGGGGGAACGGGTGAATGGGTGAATGGGTGATTATGAAAGTTTCACTATCCACTTATCTGCCTCATCAATCATCCGAATTAGTTGACTAATGATGTGGTTAGACATGGCATCTAGCTGCTTTTCTGTGTCCATACTCACGTAGTTACACTTTTGAGCAAACTCAAACCAAACTTGAGTTTCGCTCGCTTCACTCTCCGCATCGTTCAACTTCGCAGTACAAGCAGCTTGACACCTCCGTTTTCGCCATGCCTCAGCAATGTTTGCACACACCGAACGCGAGGAACGACGGATTTGGTCGACCAGAGAATACTTTTCCTCTACTGGAAACTTTTTCGTTAAAGAGAAAATCTCCATCGCCGCTTCCATAGCGTTCTGATAAACACGCAACTCCTTGTGGGTATGGATTCTAACCGCCATGTTTTCATTCACCCATTCTCCCGTTCCCCCACTCTCCCATTCGCTTCTCGTCTTCGCACCCTCACCCAGTCGTTCTTCTACAGCGGCGCAGGCACACCTTCCTCGACACCCATCGCCACCTTAAAAATCCCTTCCTGCGCGGCGCGGAATTTCTCACACCAAGTTTGCAACGCAGAACGGATCTTCTCCTGCCGCTCAGGGGTGGTCGCATACTCGTTGACCAAGACATACACAGGATCGCCGTGCGCCTCGGCTTCACCCATGTGGGCGTAGAAGAATTCGAGTTGCGAACGCGTGAGACCGTACTTCTCACTGAATGACTTCACTAACCGTTCCATCGAATCCTCGCGGCGACTTTCGCCACCTATCGACATCGCCGCCAGTGTTACCAAACCGTATTCTCGGCGCCCCAGCTCAATCGTCCAGTGCACGTAGTCGAGCACTTCTTTAGCGACTTTTGGGCGAGCGAGTTCCTCTGGTGTCGCCCCAAACGCTTCAGCAAGGCGACGCGATAACATCCAGTGCGCATCATCGCCACGGCCCATCACTGTCTCTTCGTCAATCAGATTTTCAACGATGTGACGGCGAATTTTCTGATCGAGCGGACTCAAACCAGTGTTGAGGAAAATGCCCCCAAAAGCACGAATATGCTGGCCGGTGCGGTAGTGATGCTGAATTGCCCACTTCTTCAATGACTCGCGATCCATGGTCCCAGCCATTACTCTCTCAAAGAAACTCTTGCCATAGATCGGAGCCTGTTCTTGTTCGCGCATATACGCTCGCAGTTGTCCGACAAACTCGCTGGTCGCTGTCATATAGCCTCCTCTTTTTCGTTTGCGCTATAAGCGCCGACACCTGTCATCAGTGTGTAAACTATTGACGGCGGGGGAGAAAGAGGCCCGTGAACATCAATTCATAGGCTGCGAGTGGATATATCGACGCCCTTTAGCAAGAATAAAGCCGACAAAAAAATCAGAACAGGGGGAACTATTGCCCTCTTAGTACAATACGCTATGATTGAGCCGTTTTTCTATCGTGAGGAATTCAACTGAAAACACAAGACAACAAACGACTGTATTGGAGCGCCCTACGGCTCACGTTTTCGTTCAGTTGCTAGGTGTGCCGCAGGACAGCTTATGATAAAAGTTTTCATCGTCGATGATCACGCCATTATCCGCCGTGGACTCAAACAAATCATCGCCGACGCGACCGACATGTTCGTGGCAGGAGAAGCGCCCAGCATCTCCAAGGCCTTGGAACAGTCACGCTATTGCGAGTGTGATGTCATCGTTCTCGGCTTCTCGCTTCCTGACCGGAGCGGACTCGATGTACTCAAGGGGTTTCGACACGAGCAAGCGAACCGTCCGGTGCTCGTGTTAACTATGTACCCGGAGGAACAAATTGCCATCCGGGCATTCAAAGCCGGGGCCGCCGGCTATCTGACGAAAGAGTGTAGTCCAGAAGAATTGATCTACGCGCTCAGAAAAGTGGCGGATGGAGGCAAGTACGTGAGCCCTGTGCTAGCCGAGCGCTTGGCTTCGCGTGTTGCCCACCATGAAAAGCTGCCCCACGAATTTCTGTCTGATCGTGAATATCAAGTGCTACATTTTCTTGCGACAGGAAAGACCGTCTCAGAAATTGCCAGACAATTAACACTCAGTGTGAAAACCATTAGCACCTATCGTGCGCGGTTGTTAGAAAAGATGAGCTTAAGAAATAACGCCGAACTGATGCGTTACGCCCTCACGAACCGTCTTTTTGAGTAAGGCGATCGGACGATCATCGCGCAACAGCTCTGGTCACAAACCAGCAGATGCCCACTGCTAAAATGGCGGCTGACCCAGCATGGATCGTGAGCAGCCGAATCTGGGGTCGCCGTTGCTGATTCACCCACCTCAGCAACGGCCATAACAGCACGACAGTCCCGAGTTGGCCAAGTTCGACACCGACATTGAATCCCAGCAAGGCCGTCACCAGCCGATCTGTCGGCAAGGCCAGCTCCGTGAGCACGCCAGCGAAACCAAATCCATGAATGAGGCCGAAGATACACGCGACACACCAGCGCAGCCGTTGCGGTTGCGCAACCCGGCGCAACAAGCACAGGTACGCAACAGAAAAAAGAGCGAGGCCCACGAGCGTAATCTGGGGAAGCTGAAGGACACCAGCGTGAGCGGTGAGCATACTCCCACCAAGGATAAGGAGCAGCAAACGCACGATTCCTCGGCGTATTGATTCACTACTTGTTACCCATACATTCTCGAGGGCAACAACGACTATCGAGAAACCGATTAGCGACTCGATCACACTGCTAAGGGGGCGCACAACGTTCAAGACGCTCAACATGAGAGTTACACTATGGGCAATCGTAAAGCCAGTCACAATCGACGCAACTGAGGAGAGAGACTCTGCCAAAAGCAGTAACGCGAGCAAAAACACCAGATGATCAGCCCCACTCAAGATGTGCGTAACACCAAGCCACAGATACTCGTCGAAACGGCTGCCGATCTTGGTGGTAGCGGTTTTCGCTGGGCTGAGAAACCACTCACGCTCATGCGCGGCAAAAAGTTTCTCAACTACTGGGGCACTATCAATTCGGACTCGGGCAAAGTGCAAGTGCGCCGGAGCAGTGGCAAAGAAAGCATCGTTCCGTATGTGCAACTGCCGTGGGTCCGGGCAAACCACCGTCCAGGTACGCGCGATTCGCAGGGGATCATTTGTCGCCACAACCTGCACGCCTGCGGATAGTGGTTGACAAGGCTGCTCTGCAGAGAAAAGCCGCAAATGCGTCGTTAGATACGTAGCAAGTTGCCATGCACTCGCACCGTCATCCGTTAGCAAGGTTGGAGAAGCCGCTGCGTCCGATAGCAACGATCGCTGCAGTTCGATTATTGGCACACGCACAGTGACATGCGCACGAGTTCCTGTGATTTCCCACGTCGAATACGACGTACTCTTTGTATGAGCAAAGGCAGCTTGGGGAGAGAAGAGAAGCGACACCAGAAGAAGGAAGAAGACACACATACACGCCTCCTTCTCTAATCTACTTCCCTCACCGTCGGTTCACCCGCGATCGTTTCCCATTCCCGTGCAGTCTGGATACGTGCCCGTTTTCTGAGATCGGTAATGTATGCAGCGACTGCCTTTTCACCGGCAACCCGTCGATACTGCGCCAGAACAGTATCGCGTATCGTTTCAAACGGAGGCACAGTACCGAGTTGGCGCTCATGCAGCACCAACACATGATAGCCGGTGCCTGAACGCACGGGGACACTCACCTCACCAGGGGTCAACGTAAGCAATGCTTGCGCCACCGTCGGTCCAAGGTATTCTTGGATTTTTTCTGGTGGCAGCGGTCCATCCGGCAAATGCAGTACTGGCTCGTCACCTAACTCTTGGTTAACAACGTCAAACGCCTCGCGGTCACGTAAGCGCCGTGCAATCTGCCCTGCTTGTTGACGGCGGTCATCATCTTGTGACGCTGAGGGAACACGTACGAAGACTTGCGAGAAGGCCAGTCGATCGGTACGGGCAAACAGGGCATTGTGCTCGGCGTAGAAGCGACGGAGTTCACTGTCGTCAGGGATACGCTCGTCGGCTTCTGTTGTAAGGTTTGCTGTCAACGCATTGACAATCTGACGGCGCAGCACCTGATCCGTCCGCGCTAAGCCCAGTTCAATGCCGCGTTGCACGAGCAGCTCCTCGTCGATCATGCGGTCCAAAACGCGTTGGCGGTCGGCTTGCGTAAGCCCCTCGGGCTGCCGCTCTGCGGCCAAACCACCAAGAACACGCGCATAGAGATCTGCGGCAATGGCATACCCATTCACCAGCGCGACAGCGCCAGCAGGAATGGCCGCCTTGGCGTTGCTCTCTGGCTCTCCAGAGCGAAGCAAGCCAACTGCGGTCAGCATCAGGCCACAGATCACTCCTCCCCACAACAGTATTCTCGTCTGGGTCTCGTTCGTATCCCGATCACGACGCATCTGTGCTCCCATAATTCACAAAGATCGGAGAAGACCAAGCTCGCTCCTCTCCATCACTTAGGCAGTCGTCGTCCATCGCCGTGCGATAATCGGCGTAACAAGGTGTTGTCTTGATACAATTGCCCTGTGCATCATACTCACAACGCAGATTCCGCGCGCTCACCATCGGTGTCTTCTCCTGAATCGCTCGCACATAATACAGCGCGTCTCTCCCTGCCGGTCGGAAATCCAGATCTTCAAACGTTACCACACACCCGTCAGGAGTGCCTGGGCATGGCAGGGTCTGCCACGGATCATCAATGAGCGGTTCGATCGGCTCTCCAGGTCGGACCTGCGGACGAATACGCACGACCTCGATCCGCGTAATCGTATAGCGTTCATCGGTTGGGTTGTAGCATTCCCCCAAGCAGATATTGCTGATCACTTCTGGTGAGACACTCGCAAACGTGTGAGCAGGACAGCCAGGTTTTTGCTTCAACGCACCAACGGCACGCACCTCAAACCGAGGTGTTTGTTGCGTGGAGACTTCGGTCCCCATCGGCACTCGTCGCCCGCCAGGGGCATTCAGTAAATCAACCCATAGTAAAATTCGCGGCCCTGAGGTGCCATACACCTCCTTGCGCTTGAGCGCATCCCAGATGGCTTCACGACTTCTTCCTGCGCTGTGTACGGCCACCAATCCACCGGTATAGAAAAAGCTTCCTTGCCGCTCAAATTCCCACGCACCAAAGCCACGTGGTGGTGGCTTTGGTGCCACCGCTTTGCCGATCGGCCCTAACGGCGCTCTGGGTCCTTGCGCGTCGGTATACGCTTTGCGTTTCTCTTTATAGCCGGTGCCAGGCTGGGCGCGGTGATTATCACTGGAAGACAAAAATCCAAAGCGATAACGCAGCACGTTCGTTGGATCGTCGAAATTACTCACTGCCAGTGCATACTGGACCGTTGCCATAGGCCGAGTTGAAAAGTCAGGGTTAAAACAGTCGCGACACTGGCCGCAATCAAGCCAATCTTCGACCGTTGCTCCCGGAATCGTCTTGTGACCATAGAGACCAGCGGCGATGTACTGCCGTTGGGCTTCGACGACGTGGGCTTCACATTCAGTCGAGGACGGATTGGCACAGCGTGCACGAGTAATTTCACCAGCTCGCCAACAGCACGGTAGATAGTCCTTTGTCGGTGCCGGACACACCGCTTTGCCATCCACAATGTGATACGGTCGCCATTTGCGGTACTCCTCAGAGTTGCCATGCCCGGAGTACACTTCAATGAGGGTTTGTTTCTCAGGATCATGATGGCGACGGTTGAGCTGTGTGTCCCACTGCGCAAGGGCAGGCACCATGACGCCCCACGACGTTCCGTGTGGAATCACTAACGTCTCGAAGCCCCACTGGCCGAGCTTCTCGAACAGGGTCGCAGGCTCAGGTGCACCTTCCAGACAATCGAGGGGAAGCTGTCGTGTATCAACCCCAGAGGGACACATCGCGGCATTTTGCAAATCGACAAGTTGCGAACGAAGTTGCAGAAACGGGCGTGCATTGAACGGAAAGAACACTGCTCCGATCAACGGGGCGCGCGTGTTGAGGTTCCCCTGTTGCCACGGGACGTACGGGTCGCGGCTGCTGATTGGTCGGGCTGGCAAACGAGCTTCATCAGTGTCACGAAAGATCACATTCTTATGGCCATAATAGCCTGCAGGTTCCTCAGCAAGTTGGGTCCATTCCCAACCAGGAAAGACAACGAGATCTGGATTGTCCGGCGGTCCAGCCAGCTCATTGCACGTCCGCGTTGTCTGCTTTATCTCTTCCCACTGCTTCAGCAAAAGTCCCTCGGAATGGTCGTTGAAACTGAAAAAATCCAAGTCCGCACAGAAACGGGCAAAGTCACAAGCATCAGCCGGAGGATGTGCGCCAGTGCCACTTTGAGACGGGAGGCTGAACAGGAAGGCATCGATCGAGAAGGTCGTATGGACGTGGAGGTCACCGAAGAGGATTTGCTTAGCTCCTGAGTTGCGCTCTTTTCGGATGGGCTGTGAGATGTTACGTGCAGCAACGACCTCTTGAGGAACACGAGTCGGGGCGGGGGTTCCGGGGTCGGTATAATCACAGCTCGACACAACCACAAGAAAACTCAAGGCGAGTTTCATCAGTCTACAGACAGC
Protein-coding sequences here:
- a CDS encoding LLM class F420-dependent oxidoreductase; this encodes MDYGIVLPHFGSFAREDVTRRVIAAAEAAEALGFSTVWVVDHVVFPAKMEGYAFNPNDPMLEPMTVLAALAMKTTRVKLGTAVLVLPYRHPLYTAKVLSTIDVLSGGRVIVGVGAGWLEGEFNAFGVPISERGSRTNETIDALKALWTQDTASYSGKHFQFENIKALPQPVQRPRPPILIGGMTKGALQRTAKRGDGWIAMGKSPDDIKAPLDTLRELTAKAGRKPEELQINMLPLAAPSIDQVISDLPRYQDLGVQHVYLSFRAWTSDFSQLVELMAKFAREVGLRV
- a CDS encoding Rieske (2Fe-2S) protein; its protein translation is MIHNWQHNWYYLADESEILTRGDFKTLVISEQPVIVVRSEDGQVRVLFNICRHRDVMVCHEERGNATRFVCPFHGWVYNTKGNLMGLSSAGEMARTFSERHGLKPVPRMGIVRGCIFASLNSEGEDLESYLKRTKFFEGKARL
- a CDS encoding amino acid transporter, which encodes MSENHILPTRTRRRLKLWLLEGYRKKIAGPHVSAAEHTHPWWKVMCLTGVDYFSTLGYQPGIAFLAAGALSPLATLVLVLLTLFGALPMYNRVAEASPHGDGSISMLEDLLPQWRGKLFVLALLGFAATSFIITITLSAADATAHIAENPYAPAFLHHRVAVTLVLIGALGAVFLKGFSEAIGIAVAIVVLYIGLNLIVVGTGFVEIVRHPDVLGNWHETLLRSHGNIPAMIGAALLLFPKLALGLSGFETGVVVMPLVQGDATDTHERPTGRIRNARKLLAAAALIMSVMLIGSSIVTTILIPPEAFQKGGEANGRALAYLAHEHLGEAFGTLYDLSTILILWFAGSSALAGLLNIVPRYLPRYGMAPEWARATRPLVLVFTAVCFVVTILFEADVDAQGGAYATGVLALMSSAAFAVALAVWRAGGWQKWAFALIAVIFTYTTLVNIYAQPRGLKIAIFFILAIVVTSFVSRILRATELRVEGIEIDPTAQAFIHELSAGPIHVIANQPDSRDELEYRLKEAEQRKDNFIPAESPVLFLEVYVDDASEFTDTLRIKGVNVNGYRVLRAESTAVPNAIAAFLLHLRNETGRVPHIYFDWTEGNPFTYLLKYIVFGEGYTAPVTREILRQSEPDPKWRPAVHVSE
- a CDS encoding four helix bundle protein — translated: MAVRIHTHKELRVYQNAMEAAMEIFSLTKKFPVEEKYSLVDQIRRSSRSVCANIAEAWRKRRCQAACTAKLNDAESEASETQVWFEFAQKCNYVSMDTEKQLDAMSNHIISQLIRMIDEADKWIVKLS
- a CDS encoding response regulator transcription factor, translating into MIKVFIVDDHAIIRRGLKQIIADATDMFVAGEAPSISKALEQSRYCECDVIVLGFSLPDRSGLDVLKGFRHEQANRPVLVLTMYPEEQIAIRAFKAGAAGYLTKECSPEELIYALRKVADGGKYVSPVLAERLASRVAHHEKLPHEFLSDREYQVLHFLATGKTVSEIARQLTLSVKTISTYRARLLEKMSLRNNAELMRYALTNRLFE
- a CDS encoding HupE/UreJ family protein codes for the protein MCVFFLLLVSLLFSPQAAFAHTKSTSYSTWEITGTRAHVTVRVPIIELQRSLLSDAAASPTLLTDDGASAWQLATYLTTHLRLFSAEQPCQPLSAGVQVVATNDPLRIARTWTVVCPDPRQLHIRNDAFFATAPAHLHFARVRIDSAPVVEKLFAAHEREWFLSPAKTATTKIGSRFDEYLWLGVTHILSGADHLVFLLALLLLAESLSSVASIVTGFTIAHSVTLMLSVLNVVRPLSSVIESLIGFSIVVVALENVWVTSSESIRRGIVRLLLLILGGSMLTAHAGVLQLPQITLVGLALFSVAYLCLLRRVAQPQRLRWCVACIFGLIHGFGFAGVLTELALPTDRLVTALLGFNVGVELGQLGTVVLLWPLLRWVNQQRRPQIRLLTIHAGSAAILAVGICWFVTRAVAR
- a CDS encoding DUF3604 domain-containing protein; translation: MSPAVCRLMKLALSFLVVVSSCDYTDPGTPAPTRVPQEVVAARNISQPIRKERNSGAKQILFGDLHVHTTFSIDAFLFSLPSQSGTGAHPPADACDFARFCADLDFFSFNDHSEGLLLKQWEEIKQTTRTCNELAGPPDNPDLVVFPGWEWTQLAEEPAGYYGHKNVIFRDTDEARLPARPISSRDPYVPWQQGNLNTRAPLIGAVFFPFNARPFLQLRSQLVDLQNAAMCPSGVDTRQLPLDCLEGAPEPATLFEKLGQWGFETLVIPHGTSWGVMVPALAQWDTQLNRRHHDPEKQTLIEVYSGHGNSEEYRKWRPYHIVDGKAVCPAPTKDYLPCCWRAGEITRARCANPSSTECEAHVVEAQRQYIAAGLYGHKTIPGATVEDWLDCGQCRDCFNPDFSTRPMATVQYALAVSNFDDPTNVLRYRFGFLSSSDNHRAQPGTGYKEKRKAYTDAQGPRAPLGPIGKAVAPKPPPRGFGAWEFERQGSFFYTGGLVAVHSAGRSREAIWDALKRKEVYGTSGPRILLWVDLLNAPGGRRVPMGTEVSTQQTPRFEVRAVGALKQKPGCPAHTFASVSPEVISNICLGECYNPTDERYTITRIEVVRIRPQVRPGEPIEPLIDDPWQTLPCPGTPDGCVVTFEDLDFRPAGRDALYYVRAIQEKTPMVSARNLRCEYDAQGNCIKTTPCYADYRTAMDDDCLSDGEERAWSSPIFVNYGSTDAS